ACCTGGGTGCCTTCTTTGCCGCGAATCTTGGAAACAGCGGCGTCAACACTCATACCAGAAGTGCTTTGACCATTAATACCCGCGATTAGATCCTTAGGTTTTAAGCCGGCCTTTTCTGCCGGATAGCCGGAAATTGGTGAAACAACCTGGATATTACCGCTAGCATCCGAGCCTATCTCGGCACCAATACCGGTAATGCTGCCGGATAGTTGATCGTTGAAAGTTTTAGCGTCAGTCGGGTTAAAGTACTCTGTATAAGGATCGCCGGTGGCGGCCACCAGCCCTTGTTTGGCACCGTCTATGAGCTTGGTCGTGTCTAAATTGCCGTCAAAGTCTTTCTGCAACAGACTGTAGACTTGATCAACCGAAGAAAAGTTCAGTTGGTTATTAGCGCTGGCCGCTTTAACACTCAAGCCATTGAGGTGTATGTCGCCGCGGCCGACAGCCACGCCAGCAAAGAAGAATATTACTACTAGAGTCAACGTACTGATCATTCTTTTTAGCGACGATTTTTGTCTATTGTGAGGCACATGGCCGGCAGAACTTTCCAAGAACTCCCCCTCTTAATTTTTAGTTGCTAGATCTATTATATCAGCCTAGTTGGACGGGAAATGGATGAAGTATAGTCCGGAAGTTGATTTGCTAGCTACGTAACTGTATTGGCCATTTAAGTTCGCGTTGTATTGGCTAACGGCGATAGTGCCGTCGCCGTTGATGCTTTCAACATACATGGCGTGGCCGACATCTTGTTCACCATTAAAGAAGACTAGGCTCGGATTGGCCGGGCGGATGGCTACATCGCCAATTTGAGGCGTCGTGCTTACCCAGCTTGATGGTACGTTGTAGATCCAGTCGCCAGCATTGCCTAAGCCGTAAGGCACGTAGTGGCCAGTAGCAGCCTCTTTCCAGGCTGTGTAGCTAACACATTCGCGGTTATACATTCCCCAGCTGTCAATGATGGAATCTTGCGGAGCGTTACATAAATATCCCGGATAACCACCGCCACAGGCGCCGCCGTACGATATACCGCTGCTGCCGGCTAAGTTGGCAGCTATCTGCTCTTGGCGGAGTTTTTGAATTTGGGAGTTATTAGACGAAATTTGCTGGTCATAGGCAGCTTTTTGCCCCTCGGTAAACGCCAGCATTTGACTTTGCTGTGATTCGGCCTGGTCTAACTGCTGCCGCTGAACTTGCTGCGCTTTAATAGCGCCGTCCAACGACTGCTGTTGTTGTTGAAGCTTAACCTGCAGTGCGGCAATTTGATCGACGGTAGTTTTTACTTTATCTTCGACCGAGTTGCGGTAAGTTTGCTTATTAACATATTGGCTGATGTCTTTGCTGCTAGCCAGCATCTCTAATGTAGAGACATTTCCCTCAAGATACATGGCTTTAATGTTCTCGCCCAGGGTTTTTCTTTCTTGGGCAAGCTGAGCCTGAGCTTGGGCAATCTGCTGCTTTAGCTCATCGCTTTTATTCTGGTTGGCAACAATTGCCTGCTGCAAGGTATCGATTTGGGTCTGGAGCTTATTAATGGCATCCTGATAGCTATTAGCCTGCAAGGCCAGCTGGTTGGATTGTTCCTGATTAGCAGCGTTTTGCTGTTGCAACGCCTGAATCTGCTGATCGTACTGATCGGCCTTAACATAGCCAGCACCTAGCGTGGCGCCAGCCAAAATAACACCGGCCACGATAGCCAGGCTGAATCTATTAAATGTTTCTAGTTGTTTTATTTTTTGTTTTAGCATCGAACTTTTTGTTTTTAGTGCTAACGCTTTAATGATATGCCCCCTATATCCTTATGTCAACCGCAGACCTCGAATAATCCGACAGTCGTCTTGCCCTCTTAATTTAAGTTGTTATCGAATGTTTATTATCTGGTTCAAAAAAGCTGCTCTTATCGATTCAGCCTTAGGTACCGCCGGGTCGCTGTATAGGAAGATGCGGCACCAATCAGTATACCAATCGCAATTTGCCCAAGCAAGATTACTAGGAAATGACTGGTGAAAAAACTGTTAGAATAGTCGATTTTTAAGAGGCCCAAACTGCTAGCCTGCAGGGTTGTGCTTGCAATGTGGAACAGTGACCAGCAGAAAATAAACGAGATTAGGGCAGCCACCGCCCCGTAAAGCATAGTCTCTACAATGAACGGCCCGCGAATAAAGCTGGTGCTGGCGCCCAACAAGCGCATAATTACGAGTTCGTCGCGGCGGTTAAAGATAGCCATGCGGATTGTGTTGAAAATAATCAGCATCGAGATAAATATAAACACAATGATCCCGACTATGCCTGCTTGCTGGAAGAAGTGCGTAGCTTTAGTAATATTGTCGATAGCCGCTTTGCGGTCGCCGCTATAGCTGGTTGGATCCGACTGCATAGCCTGGACCTCCGGCCTATCTAAGAAGTCTTTGATAGATTGCAGCTGATTGGGGTCTTTGGGTTTGATATCCAGGCTGGCTGGCAGCGGGTTGTCTGTTTCGCTGATAGCTGTTAGCAGGTCTTTATTACCAGCGTTAGCCTCCTCGTAGTTCTTTAAAGCCTGCTCTTTAGTCACAAAACTCACCGAAGCGACGTTATCAAGACCGCTGATCTGTTTCATAAGCTGCTCCCGCTGGCTGGTAGTAACGCTGTCTTTCAAATACATAGAGACGTCAATGTGCTGGGTCAGGTCGCTAACCGTGTGATTAAAAGTAGCGTTAGAAACAATCGCGAATAGCAAAATCGTCAGCGTAATGGTCATCATGGCAATCGCGGCGATAGCCAGCCAAATATTGCGGCCAAAAGAAATAAAACCGTTTTTAACGATGCGTTCGAAGGTTATGAATTTTCTATCCCACTTCATCTATCTTTTCCCTTTGAGCTACAGCCTGCTTGTGCAGTGAAGCAGATGTAGCTCATGATGCTTTATATTGCCCTACGGCTTTGTCGGATACAATTTTGCCATCTTTAATGGTTACCACCCGGCGCTTTAGCGCGTTCACAATCTCTTGGTTGTGAGTGGTCAAAAGCACGGTTGTACCAAACTTGTTAACCTTTTCTAGAACTTTAATAACATCCCAGGCGTGCTTGGGGTCAAGATTGCCTGTTGGCTCATCGGCGATCAAAATTTTGGGCTGACGTACAATTGCCCGGGCAATGGCTACCCGCTGACGCTCGCCTCCCGATAGCTCCATTGGATAATTGTTGCCCTTATCCTTTAAGCCAACAATGTCTAGGACTTTTGGCACGGTAAATTTAATTTCGTTATTCGGAATGCCGGCGATTTCTAGCGCAAAAGCTACATTTTCATAAACTGTCTTATTTAGTAGGAGTTTAAAATCCTGGAACACTACCCCAATTTTACGACGCAGCAGTGGTACGTCCTTGTCTTTTAACTTGTCGTAATCGATACCGCCAACAATAATTTTGCCGCTGGTTGGTTTTTCTTCGCGGGTTAATAATTTAAAAAGGGTTGATTTGCCCGCGCCGCTAGGGCCGACGATAATCACGAATTCTTTAGGCTCAACATGGAGAGAAATGCGCTCTAGCGCTTGCCCTCGGCGACTATAAGATTTGCTCACCCTATCTAGTAAAATCACGTACTAAGTATAGCAGACGCTCTAGTTGTCGACTAAAACCGCTAGCGTTTTTCTAACGCGGCGTTGATGAGCGGATTGAGATTGCCGTCTAAAATTTTTTCGGCGTCGGATGTTTCGTAACCGCTGCGCAAATCCTTCACCTGTTTATACGGATGCAGTACGTAGCTGCGAATTTGATTACCCCATTCCGCCGATTGATTTGGCCCTTTGATCTCACTCAAATCTTTAGCGTGCTGTTCTTGCTGGAGCGCCACCAGACGCGAACGCAGGATAGCTAGAGCCGTTTCTTTATTTTGTAGCTGCGAACGCTCATTTTGAATTGATACTGTAATGCCGGTTGGCAAATGAGTTACGCGTACTGCAGAATCAGTAGTATTTACTGATTGACCGCCATGGCCGCCGGCTCTGAATACATCGATCTTCAGGTCTTTATCATCTATTTCAACTTCGCCCGGCTGATCGATCAATGGCAGAACGTCAACCTTGGCAAAGCTGGTCTCTCTGGAGGCCGCCGAATTAAAGGGACTCTGGCGTACCAGACGATGAACTCCCTGCTCTTCTTTTAAACGACCATAGAGATAATCGCCGCCGATAATTTTGAAAGTAGCACTTTTAATGCCGGCTTCTTCGCCCGCTGACTGATCGATCATTTCCGCCCGGCAGCCGTTCGATTCCGCCCAGCGCGTATACATTCTAAGTAGCATTTGCGCCCAGTCTTGGGCGTCGGTGCCACCCGCTCCTGCGTAAATAGAGATTATTACGTCTCGCTCGTCGTAAGGTCCGTTAAATCTCAGCTCTTGTTTAAGTTCTTCCAGGCGTTTACTGATTTTTTCTGCTTGGTCGTCTATTTCTGCCCGCATAGCTGGGTCGGCAACCAATGTTAGTTCTATAAGGTCGTTCGCTAAAGCCAGCAAACCATGCCAGGTCTCTACGCGAGCTCGCAATTTTGCCTCCCTCTGAGCAACGTCGGCAGCTTTTTTAGGATCCTGCCAAAAATCTGCAGACTTCATTTGCTCTTGCAACTGGCTTAATTCATTAGCTGCTTGGTCAAGATTTAGCCGCTGCATTGTCGCGGCTATTTCGTCGCGGAGTTCAATAAGCTCTGGTGATGGCTTCATTTTTTAGGCTCCAGATTTTTCCCAAAGTGGCCGAACTATTTCGTTGAGTCGTTCGGTCAGCTCACGGCTGCGGCTGCCGCCGCCCAACACTGCCAGACCGCCAATGCTATCACCAAACATTTGGCTAGTAGCTTCAACAATCCTGTCTTTAGTGACAGCTTTGATTCTTTCTGGAATAGCGTTGTAATCATTTAAAATACCGTCAAAATAGTAACGACCAGTGTAGCCAGACATTGTCCCGCCGACTGTTTGAGCACTGCGCTGATGGCGACCCAACCAATATTGCTTAGCGGCATCTAGGTCTTCGCTGCTAATATCGCCTTCACGCACCCGTTTAAGTTCGCGTACTATAATTTCAAAAAGCGCCGGGGCGTTGCGAGCAATAACCTGGGCGCTAAACCACCATTCGGTGGCACTGCGCATAACTTCCACACCGGAACCCATGTTGTAGACCAATCCTCGTTCGCGGGCTTCGCCTAAGATTCGGGAGTAAAGCGTGCCGGTTAACATGCCATTGACCAACTCGAGGGCGTCCATATCGGCGTCATCAAATCGCTTCATAGCAAAGGTGTCTAAGTCAAAATAAACATTCTTAACAGATGGCCTGGCAACAAAAACCGGTTGATTAAGGTTCTTTGGTGTTTCAACTGGCAGATCAAACTGGTTGCGACCTTTAGGCAAATCAACGCCTTCTAGCATGCGTTTAATGGCCGCCGCTCGACCCTTTAAGTTGCCGGCAATTACAAACCGCATATTTTTGGTGGTGTGAGTTCGCTCGTAGTGTTCCTGCAAATCTTTGAGCTTTACGTTCTTCATCATTTTGAGACGCTCGCGGTCGGTCATGGCCAGCAAGCCGTGAGCTTCACGGGCTGTCAGGCTTAAAGTGCGAAAATGATTGTTAGAACGGCTAACAAGTTCGTCCTTTACGTTGCCGTATTCAGCCAAGTATTCTTCGCGTAAAAACAAAGGTTTAGAAATAGCCACGAGCATTAATTCTAAAATCCTCTGCCATTCAAAGTCAGCACACTCGGCCTCGTAAGTTATATAGTAAAAGCCGGTGCTAGCATTGTTGCCAGCCCCGTTTTTTTCGAATTCGGCCTGAAAAAGCCGGGCCTTTGGAATAAATTTATTGGCGCCAAGTAACACATGCTCCATCAGGTGCGGTACTTCCCATTTGGTGCGGTCTACTAAATATTCTCCTGCTCGGAAATTGAACTCAAAGTCCATAACGGTAGCACCCGGGATGTCTACTAGCAGTCCTTTGGCGCCGTTAGCGAGTTCGATTTCTATTGCGGTATGAGTCATGGCGCCTCCGGCTTATGAGGAACCCCGTACGGGTTCCTCGTCGCAACTTCCGAAGTAAATTCGGATTCGCCCGAAGGCGAATCGTTGTTACTTTTCCTGCAAAATTTAAAATGAATTTCTGTCATTATATAAGCGTTTCCAGATTAACTACTTACGCTTTTTCTTTTTAGCCGCAGGTTTCTTCTTGCGTTGGCGCTCAGCTTTACGGGCTTTTTTGCGTGTATTATGCAAGTGAGCTTGCTTAGCAAGTTCATCGCGCTGCGGCGTAAAGTCGTTTTCTTCGTACTGTTCGGCTTTTTGAATTTGGCTGGCATTATCAACAGAACCGCGAGCTGCGCGGGTCAGCTCCGTCTCTACCGCCTTAGTCAAAGTAGCTTCGGCATCAATCGGTTGCGCATGGGCGATAGCCCGAACAATTTCATGTCGCAAGGCTGCCTGCATTTCATCAAAAATACGCTGGCCTTGACGACGATACTCAACTAGCGGGTCGCGCTGACCAACGCTAATCCAGTGAATACCTTCGCGCAGGTGGTCCATGTTTTCTAAGTGCTGCATCCATAGATTGTCTAAGACCTGTAAGAACACATCGCGCTCGACTTTGCGCATAACTTCCGGGGTAAACTTCTCTTCTTGCTCTTTATATTGTTTGGCGGCGGCCTTTTCTAGAGCGGTCTGGAATTTATCGGCTTCGGTATCAAACAGCTTATCCAGAGTTTTTTCGTCCAGCGGGAATGTCTCGGTTAGGATTGATTCATATAGCTCGCTAGTTGATTCCGGGTGGTTAGTCAGCCACTCCACTTCTTCGTTAATCAACTTTTTGATACGAGGACTGATGTCTTCGGCGCGCAAAACTTCGCGGCGCATAGCGTAAATTGCTCGGCGATGACGGTTCATAACGTCATCGTACTGGACGACGTTTTTGCGCTGGTCAAAGTTAAAGCCCTCTACCTTCTTTTGGGCGCCTTCCAAGCTCTTGGTAATCATGCGGCTTTCAATCGGCGTTTCATCATCGACTTTGAGCCGATCCATTAGGCTGGCAATGCGGTCACCGCCGTAAATACGCATTAGGTCGTCTTCGCAAGAAACGTAAAACTGTGTCATGCCGGGATCACCCTGGCGTCCGGAACGACCGCGCAACTGGTTATCGATACGGCGCGATTCGTGACGTTCAGTACCAAGCACGAACAAACCACCAAGTTCTTTAATGCCTTCGCCTAGCACGATGTCCGTACCGCGGCCGGCTATGTTGGTCGCCAGCGTTACCGCTCCCTTTTCACCGGCTTTGGCGACAATCGCTGCTTCTTTCTCGTTGTTTTTGGCGTTCAAAGTTTCGTGCGGTACGCCGGCGTTTTTGAGCAATCTGCTCAAGTGCTCGTTCTTTTCGATACTCACGGTGCCGAGCAAAACCGGCTGGCCCTTTTCGTGCAAGGCTTTAACTTCCTTGGCAATAGCCTTAAACTTGCCGGACTCTGTCTTATATATACGGTCGGGCAAATCCTGGCGAGCAATCGGGCGGTTCGGCGGTATTTCTACTACATCTAGCTTGTAGATTTGATGGAACTCTTCGCTTTCGGTCATGGCCGTACCGGTCATACCAGATAATTTTTCGTACAATCGGAAATAGTTCTGGAAAGAAATAGTGGCCAGCGTCATGGACTCTTCTTGGACCTCAACGCCTTCTTTAGCTTCAATGGCCTGGTGCAAACCTTCGTTATACCGCCGGCCACGCAAAAGACGACCCGTGAAGTCGTCGACTATTACAATCTCGCCCTCGGTAGTTACCACATAATCTTTATCTCGGTGGAATAGAACCTGGGCCTTGAGCGCTTGCTCTAAGTGATAAATGGTGCGCAGGTTCTCAGTGGCGTAAAGATTTTTGATGCCAAGGATTTTTTCTACCAGTTCAATGCCGGCGTCGGTCAAAACTACGCTTTTGCGCTTCTCGTCTTTTTCGTAGTGCTCGGTTTCTTTAAGACTGCGGACAACTTTGGCAAATTGAGCATAGGCCGCGCCACTCGCGGTAGCCGGCGCGCTAATGATCAAAGGCGTACGGGCTTCGTCAATAAGAATGGAGTCGACTTCGTCCACGATGGCATAGTGCAGGTCGCGTTGGCGCAGCTGATCAACTTCGCGCACCATATTATCGCGCAGATAATCAAAGCCAAACTCGTTGTTTGTACCGTAGGTAATGTCGGCAGCGTAAGCTTCCTGGCGAGTAGCTGGCCTAAGATGGTGCATGCGGGCATCAAAGTGCTCTTTGTTTTCGTAGGTCGGATCATATACATAGGACTGATCCGGAATAACCACGCCGGTAGTTAAACCCAAAAAGCCATAAACCTGACCCATCCAGCCGGCGTCGCGTTGGGCCAAATAATCGTTAACTGTCACCACGTGCGCACCTTTGCCTTCTAGCGCGTTCAAATAAACCGGCAATGTAGCCACCAATGTTTTACCTTCACCGGTTTTCATTTCGGCCACGTTACCTTCGTGCAATACCATGCCGCCAATCAATTGAACATCAAAGTGATATTGACCGAGCGTTCGCTTGGCGGCCTCACGCACGGCAGAGAATGCTTCTGGCAAAAGTTTATCCAGGCTTTCGCCCTTGGCAATACGTTCTTTAAACTCTTTAGTCTTAGACTTCAGTTTGGCATCCGTTAGCTTCTCGTATTCTGTCGACAACGCATTAATTTCATTAACGCGCTTTTTTAGCCGCTTAATAGTTGCGGCTTGCGGATCACCAAGCACACGTTTTAGAGCCTTTGTATTTATAGTAAGCGCCAAGAATCTCTCCCTCTTATAATCAAGAAAAGTTAACCTTATTATTTTAGCCTAAACTCAAATCAAAATCTAACCTCTAACAATCAGATTTCAGTTCGGCCGCCCATATAGGGCTGCAATACTTTAGGAACTTTTATTTTGCCTTCTTTGGTTTGATAGTTTTCTAGGATAGCCAGCAGCGGGCGCTGCGAAAAAGCCGTAGCGTCATTGTTGTGAGCGATTACTAGCTCTCCGTCTTTGCGACGAACGCGAGTATTCATTCCGCGTGATTGATAGTCGCCAATGTAGTCTGCTGTGTGAGTTTCGCGGTACTTGCCTTCGGATGGGAACCATGCCTCAAGGTCCATACCGCGAGCGTTCGGACGGCCAATATCCGCCGTGCATTTGTTCAGCAGATGGTACGGAAGTTCTAACTGCTGCATCAAATATTCTTCTATGGCCACCATGAAAAAGTGCTCGTTCAAAGAGTCTTCTGGCGTGGTAAAGCTTTCCATTTCGAGTTTGTCGAACTGATGCAGGCGCATCATGCCCTCGGTGTCTTTACCATACGTGCCTGCCTCGCGCCGAAACGCAGTCGTATAGCCAACATAGCGCAGCGGCAAGTCAGCCTCGCTCAAAATCTCGTTCAAATACATGGGCGCTAGTGTGTGCTCAGCGCTGGCGTTTAGCCATAAATCTTCGTCTTCAATCTTATAGGTCTGCTCCTGCTTATTTAGGCGGCCAGTTGCCTCGAAGGCTTCGGTCCGAGCCATCGCCGGGGGTAAAACCGGCACGAATGGTTTTGACGAAACATTTTTAAGACCAGCGCCCTTGATGATTCGCTTTAGAGTTTCTTCGTTTGTCAAAACATCAAAACCGTACTGCATTAACGCAAACTGCAGACGAACCAGCTCGCCCTTAACATACACAAAGCGGCTGCCAGCAATTTTGGCCGCTCTTTCCTGATCCAACCAGCCACGCTCTTTGGCGATCTGGTAGTGGGCCTTGGGCTCAAAGTCGAATTCGGGCTTTTTGCCCCAAACTTTAACCTCTACATTTTCGTCTTCACTAGCGCCAACCGGCACATCGTCGGCTGGCATGTTGGGAACCATTTTAAGTAATTTGAGAAACTCTTCATTAACCGGCCCAAGTTGGTCTTCTAGCTGAGCTAGTTTTTCTTTAAGCTCTTTGCCTCGCTTGATATCTTCGTCGCTCGGCTTACCAGACTTTAGCTTGCCAGCTAATTCATTCCGCTCTGCCCGCACGGTCTCGACTTCGCTTGTCAGCTTGCGCCGACTTTCATCGACGCTCAAAAGTTTGCGCACATCAACGTCGTAGCCTTTTTGCTTGGATTTTTCGGCCACCAGTTCGGGATTCTCTCGGATAAAACGGATATCTAACATGCTTTAAATTATACCTTCTTTAACGCACTTTTTGCATTTTGGTTTTATCGGCCTATAATCTGGCTTAAAGGGTAAGCATAAGGATAATAAAGTGGATAGATTAATAAAGCACGTAAACCTCTGGGTAGTTATTTTGATAGCCGTGCTGGTTGGACAGTCTTTGGTGCTAGCCATTGTGGTGGACCGCCTTGACGCATTGTGGACGCAGGTTAATGAACCCGAACCAGGCAGAGAGATGACATTTGAGACTAGTCAAATGATACATAACGCTGTTTCTGGGATTTATACGCGCCCTAGCGTGGATGCTCCCACCAACAGGCTCTACTTCCCTGATCTAAGGATATATCTGCCATATAACGAACAGTCTAAACAAATAGTCTACGATTACATGCCAGCCTACAATAAAGTCCCGGGCGAAGTCACCTTAAACTCCAACACTACCGTAAATATAGTTCCTCTGTCTTTTAGCGACATCTCTTGCATGCAGGGGATGGTCGACGTAAGCATAAATAAGGCCCAGGGCAATCCTCAAGCTACCGTAAAGCTAGCCGATGGTCGTACGCTCTACATGAAAACTCACCCGGCAAAGGAAGATGTAGCTCACTGTAACGACGTCTGGGGAGACTTGGGGCCTACCCAGATGATGGACTTATTTAAGCAGGCTAGGTCTTACTAGCAACTTTTTTAGCGGATTTGGGCTTGGCAGATTTCTTTTGCAGCGCTTCAACAGTAAGCATTGTTCGACTGCGAGCATAATCGCAAAATTCACAAGGTTTGGACGGGTCCATAACATTTTTGCCTACCTCTGGCATGTCGTCCGAGTCCAGGCATTCTTTCATTTTGAAAATTGTCTGCTCCACCCAGCTGTCGTCGCCTTCATAGTCTAAGAGTTTGGTCTTGAACTCTAGTTTATCGCCGAATTTGTCGGCATCTAGCCGAGCATTGGTGTAAAGAAAATAGCCGACATTTTTAACCTTAAAAGCATTGCTGCGCAGTAACCATTGGTAAACTTCGATTTGGCGTTTATAGCCAATTTGCCAACCAGCATCCAGACTTACTTCACCGGCTTTGGCTGTGGCTTTATAATCAACTACTACTAGCTCGTCAGTTTCCAGATCAACCCAAATATCGTCAACACCGCCAGTAATCAATAAGTTGGTCGGCTCATGCAAAAAAGTTACTCCGCGGCGTAACGCATCGCGCCATTCATCCATTTTCTCGTGCTTAAATGGAACTAGCTTGAGGCCGTATGTTTCACAAATCGGATGGGCGGTTTGTGTTTCCCGATGGACATCGAACTCTTTTTTATAAAGTTCGTCTATAGCGCTATTGATGCGAAAAGGAGGGCTGCTTGGCCGCTTAATTTTCAGCCGGGCGTCCAGCCAAAAACACCGCGGGCAATTCAAAAAAAGATCGATTTTGCTGCGGCTGACCCGGTAAGGCGCTGTTTGCCCCGGCTTATAAGGTAAAGATCTCTCTCTCATATTTTTTCCCTTGCGAAGAGCAGCTCTGGCAAATATGGTGAACCATTTGCCGGCTCTGGTGAGAAACCCAGAATGGGTGTCTCATAAGGCGTTAGCTGCCTATAAGGTTGGCTTCGTTCGTACCCCATTACTAATAGTTTAACAGGCTTATGCAAATATATGCGGCCATTAAAAATACCGAGCTCTTTTTAGGCTCGGTATTTTGTTTGTTTTATATATGGATATTAGCGGCGGCCGCTTGGAGTCCAGCGGGCAGCCAGGCTAACCAAAAGATAGCCAGCAGCTACGTAGACTGCCATAGCGAACAGGGCTACCCAGTCGACATACCAGTTGCCTGGAGTGTGAGTTGGGTTTGGGAATACACCGCGGAAAGGCGCCAAAAGCGTATCCGTTGTGCTAAACGCCCAATGAACGAACCCGCCACCAGCGTTGGTGAAGAAAAACTTCAAGACAACGCGGAGCAAGAGCAAAAGCTCTGTTAAACCGACAAACAAGTTAACCAAATGGCCAACAGCCTGCCTGTTTGCTTTGTAGAGATCCATATGTCCTCCTTAGTTAATAAGCTCATCATATGCCCGCTTCAGCAAATTTTCAAGTTAGATTTCTAACAAAAGCGCACTTATACACAACTCCTCCTGAGGACAAACCTAGCGGTATTCCCTTAACGCGCCTTCTGGAGTAAATCCAGATTCGGCTTTTATGAGCCGAATCGGCGCTACTCTTTTTCCCTAGCCTGTAAAAGAAACCTACTTTTCGAGTTCGTGAATGCGTTCGTGATTTAGGCCAAAGTAGTGCGCGACTTCGTGCCACAAAGTGTGGCGGATATTTTCGTTCAGCTCGCTTAAGTTGGCGCTTTCATTCAAAAGAGGTTTTTTGAATAAAGTTATTTTATCCGGCAGTATTTTCGTCGCGCCACCACGAGCCGGCAACGGCACTCCCTCATATAAACCAAGCAAGGTTTGATCATTGCGCAGCGCTAGTTTTTCCCGTTGCTCGCTCGTCGGCTCGTCTTCATAAAGTATGGCAACATTGCCCATACGTGCTTTATATTTTGGCGCGATGGCTTCCGCCGCCTCGGCAATTAAGTCTTGGAACTTTTCGTCTGATATTTGCATCACTATAAGAATAACATTGGTCATTGCACTTGTGCTTAATAGCTAAATATGTTGTTTTGTAATTTTTTATACGCCTGAGCTGTTAACTTGCTCGCTACTGTCTTGTAAAAGCCCCTACTGTGCGCATACGCGTCGTCGGCTACAGTAAGGTTTGTATGAGCAACAACAATGTTTTGGGGAGTTCTTATGACTATAAAAGTTACCGCTCTTTTGACCAGTGCGTCCGTTGCGCTGATGTACGTACTTAGTGCTGTGATTCCAAATGATCCATATTTCTTTTTAATTTCGAGCAACATAGCCGTAGCTATCGGCAGAGTATTGCTAGCCGCTATTTTGGTACAGTTAGTCTTTAGAAACAAATTCCGTACAATATACGGGCACGTTGCAAGTTGCGCGGCCGGCTGCGTGTTGATAGGCTTCGGTATAGCCGGTATTGTAATCGCCCCGCTAGATTATTCTTTGTTTAGTTATATAAAGCCGCTAGATTATATTTTTATGATTGGTAGCGGGCTTTTATTAACTCACGCTGCATTAGGCTACGAGCGCGGAACCGAGCGTTTGCCGCGCCTGAGCCGGCCGCGCAACTTGCAACTGCGTTTATTCTCTACTGGTCGAGCTTAATGCAAATAGATTTGTAATTAAACCGACAGAACAAGCGCACTTTTAAGTGGTTAAATCTAGTTAATTTCCGATGATGATCATAAAAATTAACTGGAGCTTCCATGAAAAAATCCCCGTACGAGATCAACGTAGAGAAATTATTTAGTGGCGCCCGTGTCCGCAAGTTTCCTAAAAACCAGATAGTTTATTATCAAGGCGATCTGCTAACGCAAGTCTATTTAGTAAAAGAAGGCCACCTCAAAGCCTATACGATTTT
This window of the Candidatus Saccharimonadales bacterium genome carries:
- the prfB gene encoding peptide chain release factor 2; its protein translation is MKPSPELIELRDEIAATMQRLNLDQAANELSQLQEQMKSADFWQDPKKAADVAQREAKLRARVETWHGLLALANDLIELTLVADPAMRAEIDDQAEKISKRLEELKQELRFNGPYDERDVIISIYAGAGGTDAQDWAQMLLRMYTRWAESNGCRAEMIDQSAGEEAGIKSATFKIIGGDYLYGRLKEEQGVHRLVRQSPFNSAASRETSFAKVDVLPLIDQPGEVEIDDKDLKIDVFRAGGHGGQSVNTTDSAVRVTHLPTGITVSIQNERSQLQNKETALAILRSRLVALQQEQHAKDLSEIKGPNQSAEWGNQIRSYVLHPYKQVKDLRSGYETSDAEKILDGNLNPLINAALEKR
- a CDS encoding insulinase family protein: MTHTAIEIELANGAKGLLVDIPGATVMDFEFNFRAGEYLVDRTKWEVPHLMEHVLLGANKFIPKARLFQAEFEKNGAGNNASTGFYYITYEAECADFEWQRILELMLVAISKPLFLREEYLAEYGNVKDELVSRSNNHFRTLSLTAREAHGLLAMTDRERLKMMKNVKLKDLQEHYERTHTTKNMRFVIAGNLKGRAAAIKRMLEGVDLPKGRNQFDLPVETPKNLNQPVFVARPSVKNVYFDLDTFAMKRFDDADMDALELVNGMLTGTLYSRILGEARERGLVYNMGSGVEVMRSATEWWFSAQVIARNAPALFEIIVRELKRVREGDISSEDLDAAKQYWLGRHQRSAQTVGGTMSGYTGRYYFDGILNDYNAIPERIKAVTKDRIVEATSQMFGDSIGGLAVLGGGSRSRELTERLNEIVRPLWEKSGA
- a CDS encoding permease-like cell division protein FtsX translates to MKWDRKFITFERIVKNGFISFGRNIWLAIAAIAMMTITLTILLFAIVSNATFNHTVSDLTQHIDVSMYLKDSVTTSQREQLMKQISGLDNVASVSFVTKEQALKNYEEANAGNKDLLTAISETDNPLPASLDIKPKDPNQLQSIKDFLDRPEVQAMQSDPTSYSGDRKAAIDNITKATHFFQQAGIVGIIVFIFISMLIIFNTIRMAIFNRRDELVIMRLLGASTSFIRGPFIVETMLYGAVAALISFIFCWSLFHIASTTLQASSLGLLKIDYSNSFFTSHFLVILLGQIAIGILIGAASSYTATRRYLRLNR
- a CDS encoding CHAP domain-containing protein, translating into MLKQKIKQLETFNRFSLAIVAGVILAGATLGAGYVKADQYDQQIQALQQQNAANQEQSNQLALQANSYQDAINKLQTQIDTLQQAIVANQNKSDELKQQIAQAQAQLAQERKTLGENIKAMYLEGNVSTLEMLASSKDISQYVNKQTYRNSVEDKVKTTVDQIAALQVKLQQQQQSLDGAIKAQQVQRQQLDQAESQQSQMLAFTEGQKAAYDQQISSNNSQIQKLRQEQIAANLAGSSGISYGGACGGGYPGYLCNAPQDSIIDSWGMYNRECVSYTAWKEAATGHYVPYGLGNAGDWIYNVPSSWVSTTPQIGDVAIRPANPSLVFFNGEQDVGHAMYVESINGDGTIAVSQYNANLNGQYSYVASKSTSGLYFIHFPSN
- the ftsE gene encoding cell division ATP-binding protein FtsE, coding for MILLDRVSKSYSRRGQALERISLHVEPKEFVIIVGPSGAGKSTLFKLLTREEKPTSGKIIVGGIDYDKLKDKDVPLLRRKIGVVFQDFKLLLNKTVYENVAFALEIAGIPNNEIKFTVPKVLDIVGLKDKGNNYPMELSGGERQRVAIARAIVRQPKILIADEPTGNLDPKHAWDVIKVLEKVNKFGTTVLLTTHNQEIVNALKRRVVTIKDGKIVSDKAVGQYKAS